AATTCCAATTTCATGCTCACCCTGAACTCCAAGATCCTTAGCAAGATACAAGGTCAGGAACGGTGTGATCATCGTCATTCCGGCATTTACCAAGAATTGTCCGAACCAAAGCACTAAGAGGTTGACCTTCCATGTCTCCCATTTCTTCAAAGTGCTTTCACTTCCTTTCAAAGAATTTCAGAAAATACATGATTCACAGAAAAATAGACATTTTATCAGTATATCATTTTTTTAGCTTCAAAAGTGCAATACATGTCATAGTAATGTCATAGGATTGTCATTCCACGATCTTCGTTTTGCTTGTTACAACCTTTTAAAAAGGGCATAATAGTAAGTATGCCGATCAAGCATAAACGCCATCGGCGTCCTTATTAGGACGGTAAGCGTTTATTTTAAAAAATCTTATAAAATATAATGGAGATCTTATCATGACCTACAACGACACTTTTATCCGCGCCTGCAGAAAGCAGGAAACGGAGCACGTTCCCGTATGGTACATGCGGCAGGCCGGCCGTTATGATCCCGAGTACCGTAAAATCAAGGAAAAGTACTCATTGCTTGAAATCTGCAAACAGCCTGAGTTGGCGGCTGAAGTAACCTTGATGCCTGTGCGCAAGCTAGGTGTGGACGCGGCCATTTTGTATTCAGACATTATGAATCCGGTCGCTTCTATCGGTGTGAAATTTGATATCGTCAAAGATATTGGCCCTGTGATCGAGAATCCGATTCGCTCTGCAGCAGATGTCGAGAGACTGAAGCCTATTGATGTTGAAGGCGATCTCGGACATATTTTGGAGACGATTGCTATTCTGGATAAGGAGCTGGACGTGCCCTTGATTACTTTCGCAGGCGCACCGTTTACAATTGCCAGCTATCTGATCGAAGGCAGACCTTCCAAAGGATATATTCGGACTAAAGAGCTAATGTACAGTGAACCCCGTGTCTGGGAAATGCTGATGGACAAGCTCGGCGATATGA
This Paenibacillus sp. FSL R5-0345 DNA region includes the following protein-coding sequences:
- the hemE gene encoding uroporphyrinogen decarboxylase, which codes for MTYNDTFIRACRKQETEHVPVWYMRQAGRYDPEYRKIKEKYSLLEICKQPELAAEVTLMPVRKLGVDAAILYSDIMNPVASIGVKFDIVKDIGPVIENPIRSAADVERLKPIDVEGDLGHILETIAILDKELDVPLITFAGAPFTIASYLIEGRPSKGYIRTKELMYSEPRVWEMLMDKLGDMIIAYLRSHVRSGGKAFQLFDSWVGALAPRDFEKYVLPTVSRIFSELSDLDVPKIYFPGVSSGELLPSLTKLQADVIGVDWRVSLSEGRRRTGGKFAIQGNLDPYLLTAPMDVLKEHAKALIDEGVQEPGYIFNLGHGLFPEASLEKLRELTEYIHEYSQEVLKESAKLRS